CCAACTTTCTCCAGACACTTCAGCCTGCGATCTTGCAATCGATCACAGGCGCTGGTATTTGCTCTTGAAACCGTGCCCCTTCCTTGCAAGGATGCCCTtccccctttttctccctcccacctGATTGGCTAAGCCATTTCCAGTTCTTTCCTCCAATGCTACCACTACGCGCATGTCCAATGTCCAGATGGGCGGTTTGCCccatgatggggggggggggaggactgtTTTGTTTACTTACAATGTACACCAAGTCAAaagtttacaaaaatatttattaatactaAGAATAGCAAAAAGACATGAATTTTCCTAAATCATTTACCATCTTTCCCTGGCAAAATAAATTAACACCGGTCCAAAGTCCCTATAATCTAGGCTAGTGCCACTAGAAACCCGAGAACTGTGAGATGCATCTGGCTAAATATGACTATCAGGGAACCACCGGGCTGCACTACTCCCCACACCCCGAGGGACTTCCTGGGGGTAGGTATTTCCTCGGCAGCTGGACTGTTCTGTTCCAACACCACAAGACCCTAAGTTTTCCCAGGGTTCTTTGCTCACTCCCTAGGAAAGGGAGCAACCCCCCATTTAAAGGGGCATACATAAACAACCGTCTAAAGAAACCAAGCCGATGACTGACACCGGCTCAGAGTTCAACACTTCCTTCCTGACAAACCTCAGGACCAGAGCTCTCCAACCAGGACTGGAATTTGGAGTATATCCAAGAAGGGGCATTGTTTTTGGTAccaaagattattattattttaaaccaaTACTCCCAAGGAAGACAGGCTGGCCACTTTTCCTACCAGGTACAGAGCAGACAAAAAGGTGCCTGTATTCTTGACACTAGGGAAACTGAGGAGGGCtgccagaagttcaaggacaacctgggcaggaagagaccctgtcttgaaaggacTAAGACAGAATTAAAACATCCATTTGGCATGAAAATGTGGCACAGAACATCTGGGACCCTTAGAATCTTGTAAGATATGGGACTCACGctagctatacacacacacacaaggggcaAGATAGCAGCAAATAAAAAACCATTAAAAAGCAACTACTTTTATTTATTGGTAAACACGAGAACTCCACCCGGAACATGTGGTGTGCCTCTCCAGCGGGTTCTCATGTgggcacactacacacatatgcTTTGTAACAATCGACCACTGGGGTCACAAGCACCAGGGAAAACACCACAAGAAGGCAAAGTGGCTGGGAGGAAGGTATTTGTAGATTTCACCTTTGGGACTGAAATAGCTGGTAAAAATAAAAGGCACCTAATCGGGGTTTGGAGACCTGGCAGCAGAGAACAGAGTCAGTCAAACTATATCCCAGCCACGGTCACTTCTCCAACAGCTCATGGAACCCCCAAAAGATATGGAGGTGCCTTTAAGGCAGTGTGTGGTACAAAAGAAGCTGCAAACCTTGGATGAGGAAGCAGAGGACCCTGGctgaagacagggagagaggccAATGGCCCAGCAGGCAACTCTTCCCCCCTGCTACCTGCTTCCTGGCCCTGGAGTCTTTCCAGCGACAGCTCTTGCTGGCAGTAGCATGGTCCCTTGGTTCTGGATCCAGAGGCTGCATATAGTGAGCCTCTTTCAGGAGCCATGGATATGGGTCTGTTCCAAAAGGCACAGTGTTGAGGTCAGTTTGGTCGCATAAAGACCATCtcttatttggtgtgtgtggggtgaacTATGGGGGGGGGTACTTTGAAAGTGTGGCAGGTCCCAGACACCACAGCCCACTGTCTCGGCTGGTTCTGGAAGGGGACATTTCCCTTCAAGGCAACAGGAATGAAGAGACCACACCTGCCGGCTGACCAGTCAATGGCAGAAGCAGAAACAAGGGTTTCACACCACCCCCACTTTTTGGCATCACAGACTCACTGACCAGATTGTCATGGCCACAAGGTGATATTCCAGGACAGAGGTCCTGACATTGGCCAGCAATCTGACAAGGTAGTTTTAAGACAGCTACCTGGGAAGGGGGACAGGGAGAAGGCATCTAGAAAGGGGCTCAGAactggaggaaggggaaggaatcAGGACCCCCCTGCCAGGTGGGCTGTCAAACTGTCCCACCACATAAATGGCACAGGGATATTGCTTCTCAGCtaggaagaaaacacaagctcCCGAAAGTGGGAGAGGATTGTCAGGGAAAATGGTACCCAAGAATGGCCCACTCAGTAGGCAGGGCTTTGCACCAGACTCAACTACAAAAAACACCTGCCCGACAGTCTAAGAGACACCagtctagccaggcagtggggtGGCAAGCCTGCGGGCGCACCTGCATTCCTGCACTGCAGCTACTAGGGGGCCTTACCTGGCCCTAGCAATCAAACTAGAGGGGAAGATCGCCTGCCCAGGACTCCAAACTGCTACTTCAGCCTCCTCTGGGTTGCAGCCCAGAGGAGTGCACTCTAGTGGGCCTAAGCAGGGGTGCAGGTCTGGACCCAGAGCAGAACAGGGTCACTTCTCACTGGGGCTGGGGCCTGCCTGCGGGAAGGCAGCCGCACTGGACTCCTCTCTTCCCAAACCCAGTAGCACGGAGAtacatctgggtgctgggatgagGCCTTTCAAACCCTGGCTGGACTTTGGGGCCACAGCTGTGGTCAGGAACGACCCCGCATCAGGGACAGAAACTCTGAAGAGTCACACAGGGTTCTGTAGACTTCTGCAGGGTCCCTGAATCAAATCTCACAACGATCATCCTTTTATGATGAGGTCAGTGTCTCATCTGCCAAAAACAGAATCCCCACTTCACCACAAAGGCCCCCATCACTGTTGGGCTTGGGAGAAGGTCCAGCCtgccctgtctcttcctccacagggctggggagagggctgtaTCAGAAGGCCCTCCTCAGGCCCACCTGACAGTAGTTGGGCTAATAAAGTGGGGGAGGGTCTCACTAGGCCAAGGAGGGATATGTATTGATGAGGCCTTGTTCAAGCAGACAGTCTTGAGCCAGTGGCCAACCAGATTTCCTGAGGCAACAGGACAGAGTagaatggaggcccagagaggtagAATCACCAGAGAAACGAGTTCCCAGCCCTAAGTCTCAAGACAGGGCAGAGCGGGCCCCCAGGTCAGACatcaaagcaaaaccagagaCCGGAAGGTGGGTCGGACTTGGGCAACGGTCTCAATAAGGCCTCAAGTTGAAGAACCCCACGCTGGTGGGGGATTCCTTCACTGTGACAGTGATGAGGTTGGCCGTGACATCTGTGACAAAGACGTGCTCGATGAGACTGCGGGCAGGTTTCCAGTCCTGGTTGGTCTGGATGGATACCGACAGGTtctgcccagcactggggagcgaAGAGGAATCAGGGTCTGAGTCGGAGCTACTATTCTCCTCTCCTGTGCTCATCTCGGACAGCGCAGGGGCCTTGCGACCTTCTCCCGCAGCCGCGTGGCCCTCCTGTCCACCGGAGGCGGCGACGCACTTAACACCGTCCCTCTTGACAGAAGGGGTGGGCAGAGCTGCAGCCTTGCAGGCCAGTTTTTCGCCTTTGCTGGCGTCTGTGGGTGTGCCGGTCATGTTTAGCCCTGTGGGGCCGCCCCCAGGACCTTTCCctgtggctgggttggtggcTGGAATGGCCTTGGTGGCTGTGGCGTGGCGGGAGAGCAGGCCCATACCAGGCACACCATTCTTGACGCTCTGTAAGTCCAGGACCTGCAGGCTCAGTTCCTGAGTGGGGGCCAGCTGGGAACCTGGGCCCCCTGAACTGCCCCCTTTCTGCTGCTCTGCAGCCCCACTGCCAGGGGCCTTCAGGACCTTGCTTCCTGGAGGACTCACCCCCAGCTCCCCTTTCTGCGTCCTCACTTTCAGGTCCAGCCCGAGGCTGCACTTGTTGGCGGCCTGGGCCTTGAGTGCCAATCGGCTTGCAGTCTGAGCCTGACTCTGGCTCATGCGGTTCATGTAGTGTACAATAGAGCTCTGCCAGCTGATGCCACCACGGTTGGGGCTTCCAGTCATGCCTTTCATGAGACTGGCCAGGTTCTCTGGGGTCGCCATGGTGCTGGAGCCACTGCAGGCCTCTTTGGTGTGGGCTTTCAGGGCTGCCAGGCCTGCCACAGGAGCACTAAGTGGAGGGGGCAGCTTGCTGGCTGAGGTCCCCAGGTCCTTCCTGGTGGTCTTCAGCACCTTGGCCAAGCTTACAGGTCTCCGAGCCGCTTTCTGTTCTGGGGGCAGGGGCTTGCGTCCCCGTTTCTTGTGAATGGGATCTTTGAGCTCTGGCTTGGCCACCAGGATCTGGGCTTTCTTCTGAGGCACGGGGTGGGTCTCACGGCCCCGGGGACCCCTCTTGGAGTCCAGATCGCTGTCATCTTCGTCTTCATCCGAAGAAGAGGAGGACGACGTGGAGGAGGACGAAGAGCTGCTGGACTTGGACTTGGAGGGAGCATCTGGCTCCTGAAAAGACAAATGGGTGCGATTCAAATCTGTCTGGGTAGCACCAGGTGTCCTGCAGCCATGGTACCAGGGTCCTCCAGGCCCCAGCAGGCAGGGAGGAGTGACCACGCTTGTCAGGGCTGATCCCATTAAACCCTGGGGCCCTAGGCTTCTCTAGCAGACCCCCTCCCTCAGCTTCATCAACCCACAGAAATGTCTTCTCAGTCATAGGCCCCCTCTGGCTGACATCTTTCTGCTAGGAGGAAAGATGGTGGTGTCAGGCTAGACTCACACTTCTACTTTGGCCACAGGAAGTGAAGCCCTGTGGAATGAAGTCTGAGTAACAGACAAAAGCACGCTCGAGCCTACAGACGGAAGCCCCTTCCCTGCCAGACAAAAG
The Microtus pennsylvanicus isolate mMicPen1 chromosome 11, mMicPen1.hap1, whole genome shotgun sequence genome window above contains:
- the Cbx2 gene encoding chromobox protein homolog 2 isoform X2, which encodes MSSCGRRSKLKEPDAPSKSKSSSSSSSSTSSSSSSDEDEDDSDLDSKRGPRGRETHPVPQKKAQILVAKPELKDPIHKKRGRKPLPPEQKAARRPVSLAKVLKTTRKDLGTSASKLPPPLSAPVAGLAALKAHTKEACSGSSTMATPENLASLMKGMTGSPNRGGISWQSSIVHYMNRMSQSQAQTASRLALKAQAANKCSLGLDLKVRTQKGELGVSPPGSKVLKAPGSGAAEQQKGGSSGGPGSQLAPTQELSLQVLDLQSVKNGVPGMGLLSRHATATKAIPATNPATGKGPGGGPTGLNMTGTPTDASKGEKLACKAAALPTPSVKRDGVKCVAASGGQEGHAAAGEGRKAPALSEMSTGEENSSSDSDPDSSSLPSAGQNLSVSIQTNQDWKPARSLIEHVFVTDVTANLITVTVKESPTSVGFFNLRPY
- the Cbx2 gene encoding chromobox protein homolog 2 isoform X1, whose translation is MEELSSVGEQVFAAECILSKRLRKGKLEYLVKWRGWSSKHNSWEPEENILDPRLLLAFQKKEHEKEVQNRKRGKRPRGRPRKHTVMSSCGRRSKLKEPDAPSKSKSSSSSSSSTSSSSSSDEDEDDSDLDSKRGPRGRETHPVPQKKAQILVAKPELKDPIHKKRGRKPLPPEQKAARRPVSLAKVLKTTRKDLGTSASKLPPPLSAPVAGLAALKAHTKEACSGSSTMATPENLASLMKGMTGSPNRGGISWQSSIVHYMNRMSQSQAQTASRLALKAQAANKCSLGLDLKVRTQKGELGVSPPGSKVLKAPGSGAAEQQKGGSSGGPGSQLAPTQELSLQVLDLQSVKNGVPGMGLLSRHATATKAIPATNPATGKGPGGGPTGLNMTGTPTDASKGEKLACKAAALPTPSVKRDGVKCVAASGGQEGHAAAGEGRKAPALSEMSTGEENSSSDSDPDSSSLPSAGQNLSVSIQTNQDWKPARSLIEHVFVTDVTANLITVTVKESPTSVGFFNLRPY